Below is a window of Longimicrobium terrae DNA.
CAGCCCCACCACGCACAGGTTGCCCAGCACGTGCCCGCGCGACGAAATCATCGGTACGCCGGCATAGCAGCGCACCCCGTCCCGCGTAACCAGCGGATTGGTCTGGTGATACGGATGCGTGACCGCGCTCTCCACCACGAACGCCTCGCGTGACCGCACCGAGGTGGCGCAGAACGCCCACTCCACCGGATGCCCGCGCGTTTCGCCCAGCCACAGCCCGTCGATGCCGTGCGAGCCGGCCACGTGCAGCGCCTCATCCAGCACCACGCTCACCAGCGACACGGGCATTTCCAGCCGCCCGGCGGCCTGCGACGCGATTTCCGTGAGGATCGAATCCACTTCGGGAGCCAGCAGGTCCAGGTCGATGATTTCCTGGAGGCGCTCTTCACTGTGCAGAGGATCAGGCTGATTCATTCCCGCACTCCTGCGGCAAGGGCGGAGTTGGCGGCGAGCCGGGCATAGGTCCGCATGCGGATTTCAATGGAACGCGCGATCGCGGCGGTGGCGCCGCCCTGCGCGGCCAGCGCCTGCACGGTCTCGGCGAGGCGCGCGGAA
It encodes the following:
- a CDS encoding GAF domain-containing protein — translated: MNQPDPLHSEERLQEIIDLDLLAPEVDSILTEIASQAAGRLEMPVSLVSVVLDEALHVAGSHGIDGLWLGETRGHPVEWAFCATSVRSREAFVVESAVTHPYHQTNPLVTRDGVRCYAGVPMISSRGHVLGNLCVVGLEERKFSDEEVQILRDLASEAVRRIEARVA